The genomic interval GGCGAGGTGATGCTGATCTAACTACATTTGAGGCACAAGAGTGTTTTTGTGCTCTCGGCCAAATCTCTCCTCTCAGAACCCCAAGTTTTCAATTACCGTTGAAATGCCATTGCCTAACGTGTTtgagcatcacagaaacagaatTTGCCGAAGAGTTTTTATGCTAATAGGCCGTTAAATGAAACGTCTaaggcagtggttcccaaactctgAGCCCACAACCTGCCTAACACTTTTTCTGTGACCCACCCTTATTAAAATTTTGATtgacacacactcaaatatggaatttaaatgttttcttaacGTATGTCTGCAAGCACACTAACCAGGTGGAAAgatctgtttattttctctggTGAGAATGTCAATGGAAAGTGTTACATTATAGAgtaagatttatttaaaaatatttatttttttattattgttaaatactatacagtacatattaaaAGCTTAATGcatcaaactgttttaatgctTAATATATCTTTGAATGGGGAAGGGAAAAATCATTGCCTTTACTCTCATATAAAGACCTTACATGTCTCCATAGAGCTATTGCGCTCAAGACCTGACCTAGCACGATCAGAGTTTATTGGACACAACTACACGCCACACCCAAGGATTACCTTAATGAGGATCAGTATGAATGTGACATTTTTCTGATCGATGTACCGTTGAGTCACATTATCTTGGACACtcctatttttttgttgttaaagcTGAAGTGTGGCTGTAGGTGCAACAAACAGGAGGATAAACGTTAATGGGACGAACATAACGACGATCTTCCAAATGACTCGATAGTTAATCAGCCTATTTAAAAGGTTACTTTATCCTCatcagttaaaaatgttttacaaagcatcaataatttcattttacattaataaatatgttgCGGATGTTAAGTCTAACACGGAAAAGTTTTGGAAGGTTGAGGTCCCTATTGCAACGATCATGCAATTCAAACTCAAGGTTCAACTAAAGGGTTATAATTCAGCAAAAGGGGTCTTTGATGCAGATATAGGACTTTAAAAAAGGGTGGCGCTCTCCCTACCAAGGCTTCCTTCCAACTCATGAATATCTTGGAACCCAAAGCGATGTCTTGGGCAAAACATGCTAAATGGATTTATTTTGCTAGCACAGGTATTGTGCGGGAAAAGAATTTGgatgtacaaaataaaaactgcccCACCCACACGCCTAGATAATAAGATCGTCAAGCACCGATGACGCTGTGACAGAATCACTCTGCAGTGCCCATTAATCCCTAAGACCATGATTGTCCGGAATTTGTTATGCATGGCTTTAGATGAATTTCCTATTCCTGCGATTGTTGCAGATTCTCACCAGAGCCTCTCTGTTGCGACACTGCCTGCTCATTCAGTGTGCCAGTGCAGTTTAGAAACTGATATCTTAAGCAGgtagggaggggctgagggtGGACCGTGGACCCACTCTGACATGCCACCACTGCCATTATTCCAGTTGAGTATTGGGGAATTGGTATCAATAGAGTCACTGTGCGACAAAACCGCTGTTACTTGGCAAGGTGCAGCCTAGCGGGGGAACCACATTTCctgacacatactgtatacagtagAATAGCTCCCTTACcacaacataaacacattaCCACCTATACCCTCAGGGCAAGGGTGAAGCCTGAGGTATGAGCTGTAAGATCTATCAGAGATAAATTAATGAGGTTTTTTAATGCTGGAattgggtaaaaaaaacagaagctttTGATCCATCAATAGGCAATGTACTCAATAGCTGGTAACCAACTGTGAGTTAAATCAAACCATATTTTTAAGCCCTCATCTTTGAAAATTaatcacacatttcaaaaaattttGGAAGAACAAAACGAGATTGTGCGCTAAATAACATGGCATATTagttttatttacagtgaaactgTAGCCTCGAGTAAGTAAAAAGATTGTTGATTGCGGGTTGCCATCAAGCCACTAGGCTATCGGCTATAGACACTGAAAAATTCTCCTACAGTGCAATGTTCCCATCGTGGCACTGATTCTGCTCAGTCCAGAGGAAAGGCCATCATCTTCTGCCTCACTGTCACTTCAAGTAGAATAGTAATTGTTCAAGGGCAGGTTGCATGCAGCTTAGGCCATCTGGCAGTATTACCAGGAGCCATCACTGCTGTCCACCAGAAAATGAGTTAACTACTTTCTGAAACTCATGTAGCtcactgtttcactgttttattgtgaaaaaGACAGCTCTGTAATAGGAAATCATACATTAAGTCATCATAACGAACGgtactgcatattttttttttttttaaacattgaaaacatACAGTTTCAAATAATTCTTGCGATGTTGATTTTCATTTGCCAAAGGTCTAACTATATATTTGTAACAAGCTGGGTAGCTGGCTACCTTTTTGATCAATTATTTGTGTGACAATTTAGCTAGCTACTCCTCAAATGCAAAGCAATAGAAATTCCTTCTATTGATGCTCATAGTATAGCTAGCACAGTTCATAGTAAACttcaagaatacattttttgtacatagcataaaaaaacagtataGTAAATTAATTCAATACATCCACATTATCATATGTGGTGTCCTTTGAACCCATGGAATATGCACAGGTTCCCATAATCTTGGGAAGGACATTGTGGGGCATTACCATCAAATtgcttttagttttttgttagCATGTGGTTAAGAGGTATATAAAGCCTGAGTTAGAATGAGAGCCATCTAGTGGAGCCACTGAGAACTGCACAGACAACCCTCAGATGCTGTGGTACTTTGTGGATGCTCTGGCTGCATGGTGAGAACTGAATAGGGCTATCAGTATGATTTTACTACTCCTCCCTTCCCTTAGGGTCCCTCTGTTCTTCATGCAACCCCGCCCACCACACCCGACTCCCCACTCCCTactccccaccccctacccccaggAAAGCTGGATCCTGTCTGTTATACTCTTCACTTGTCCCACAGGATGCGCAGatccacacagcagcagcatgtAAATGAGGTGGGTGGAGCCATTGAAAGATGAAAGGTGAGGTCCTGGCCCCCCTCCTAGAGCCAGAGAGATTTAAAGTGGGCACCCTTGTGGACTGTCACTAAGAGGGGTTTGACTGTCCTTTGCGAGCTGGTCCTCTTCTTGCTCTCTCGTCTTGCCGCTCAAAGTGAACAGCAgctttctcttcttttccttctgATACCTGCACCAAACTCACACCATGAGCGCGAGCTTTAGATACGGCAGCGGAGCATCAATGGTCGGTGGCTATAGTGGCTTAAGCAGTGGTTATGGTGCTGGCTACACTGCCAGTTCCAGTGCTGCTGGTTTGAGGAACTTCTCCAGCAGGTCATACAGCGGAGTCACCAGCTCCAGTGGCATAGGCATGGGTGCCAGACGCTCAGCCGTCGCAGTTGGAAGTAGCAGCGGGTTCGGGATGAGAGCGGGCAGCGCTGCAGTTGGCGGAGGCTACGGCGTTGGCgttggtggcggtggtggtgtcGGCGTCGGCGTCGGTGGATATGGTGGTGTACTCTACGGGAGCGGTGGTGTGTTGGGAGCGAGCGCTGGGCTGGGAGGGGTTTCTGGGTTAAGAGGCCCCGGGTTCAGTGGCCCCGGCTTGAGCGGCCCCGGGTATGGTGGCCCTGGGTATGGTGGCCCTGGGTATGGTGGCCCCGGGTTTAAAGGCCCCTCACCCTTAGGTCCCGGGTTCGGTGGCCCAGGGTTTGGTGGTCCTGGCTCGTTCGTGCCCCCCATCTCCGCTGTTGCAATCAACCCCACCCTGCTCATGCCCCTCAACCTGGAGGTTGACCCCACCTTCCAGAATACCCGCACCCTGGAGAAGGACCAGATCAAGATCTTGAACAATCGCTTTGCCACCTTCATCGATAAGGTCAGTCCCAGTTTTTCGTGTAACGAATGCCTTAACATCACGCAACTGATCAGGACTGCAGGATTCATTAGTATACAGATGTTGCAGTGACCAAAAACAGATACAATTTTAGGATAGGGAATCTGTTCaaggataaataaatatgttattgcCACAGAGATTTTCTATCCCAAAAAATAGCAAGCATCCAGGTGCAAATACTCCTCAAAGTTTGCCTGGCATCTCTGTCATAATGAACCACAAGCTAATTGCACAGCCGTTGACTAGAAATACTGAGAGGGTAGATTGTAAAAGATCAAGCCTCAGGAAGAAATATTAAGGGGCTGGAATGAAAGTAATATTAACTaacaaatataaattacatttgccCAAGAGTCAAAGCCTTTTCCATGCAGAAGACCCTGAGGTTATGCTTTGCTAACCAAATGCATAATGGTTATCTCTAGCCTCTGTGTCTGAGGATAGGTGGGAGGGAAGCTATGGGAGTTTGCAAATGATTGAATTTGCCAGATGGTGCGGTTCCCAGTCCTTTTTGAGGGAGTGACTCGAGCCCTGTTATAATGAGAAATTTTTTTATGACGAATCGAAAAATGATGCCCTATTCCTATCGCCAAAACAAGAAGCAGTAATAATCCTGTTGTTCAGTAGTTCAGtgtcttttttcaaaatggatttGTCCATTTGGCCCCCGTAGGTACGTTTCCTGGAGCAGCAGAACAAGATGCTCGAGACCAAATGGATCTTGCTCCAGGACCAGACCATCACCCGCTCCAACATCGACACTATGTATGAGGCCTACATCAACAATGTACGCAGGCAGATCGACAGCCTGACGAATGAGAAGATCAAGCTGGACGGAGAGCTGAAGAACATGCACAACGTGGTGGATGAGTACAAGACCAGGTGAGTCTAAGAATTCCTCTCAACCACACAATAAGAACCTTTCCAGTGTTTGCCAAGATGTGAGTAGACAGATCTGTTCTTTGAGCATTAGCTGCTTTTGGTTCAAGGTTGAGCATTTCAAATGGTTGCCAACATTATGTGTGTCATTAATCAAGCAAAACTCTAAACAAGTGTACTGCCTCTGCAGATATGAAGAAGAAATCAACAAAAGAGCATTAGTGGAAAATGAATTTGTCCTACTCAAGAAGGTAAGGAGCATTCagttgcaattttttttttgcaaagaacACAGCAGGTACAAGACACCATCAATgcaatctccccccccccccccccaccccccattccaTGTAAACATCAGTCTAACTCTTCTGCTCTCTCAGGATGTTGACACTGCCTACATGACCAAAGTAGACCTGGAGTCGCAGGTTGACAGTGTTCAGGATCAAATTAACTTCCTCAGGGCTGTCTATGAAGAGGTAAGTTCCACCTATGGATTTACAAATCAAAAAGGCACCACTAGTATAAAGAGATTCATGCCTTTTCTTAAACATTAtcccaatacattttttattaacttGCACTTAATTTATCTAATCCCTGAgctatcgctctctctcatcACAGGAGCTGCGTGAGCTGCAATCCCAGATTAAGGACACAGCCGTGGTGGTGGAGATGGACACCAGCCGCACTCTTGACATGGAGTCTCTCGTGGCCGAAGTGCGCGCCCAGTATGAGGAAATTGCCCACCGCAGTCGTACCGAGACTGAGGCATGGTACCAGCAGAAGGTGAGAGGCAGTTAGTAGATCCTGCTGGGGAAAGTTGCCAGTCTCTTTTGGCAGTCTTAACCTTTGTGAAGTGCACATGGTGCTTGGAGATTCTGAGACATTCCACTTCTTCCTCCCATCCATAAAGTTTGAGCAGATACAGTCC from Anguilla rostrata isolate EN2019 chromosome 11, ASM1855537v3, whole genome shotgun sequence carries:
- the LOC135234459 gene encoding keratin, type II cytoskeletal cochleal-like; translated protein: MSASFRYGSGASMVGGYSGLSSGYGAGYTASSSAAGLRNFSSRSYSGVTSSSGIGMGARRSAVAVGSSSGFGMRAGSAAVGGGYGVGVGGGGGVGVGVGGYGGVLYGSGGVLGASAGLGGVSGLRGPGFSGPGLSGPGYGGPGYGGPGYGGPGFKGPSPLGPGFGGPGFGGPGSFVPPISAVAINPTLLMPLNLEVDPTFQNTRTLEKDQIKILNNRFATFIDKVRFLEQQNKMLETKWILLQDQTITRSNIDTMYEAYINNVRRQIDSLTNEKIKLDGELKNMHNVVDEYKTRYEEEINKRALVENEFVLLKKDVDTAYMTKVDLESQVDSVQDQINFLRAVYEEELRELQSQIKDTAVVVEMDTSRTLDMESLVAEVRAQYEEIAHRSRTETEAWYQQKFEQIQSTTGKFVEDLRTSKVEMAEMTRTMTRIQTEIESTKAQNGSLQVQMTDVTTRGEEAIHETKLRIKELEDALMRAKQDMARQVREYQELMNVKLALDIEIATYRKLLEGEEFRISTGGGPATIHVQSANGMYSVDTIGGGLAAAAGAVAGARGGVSGVGGMTMSMAGMGGGVGGGTGLGYGGGMAMSSGGAMSAASAGGGASSFGYGRSSMSMIGGGASMGMGGASMGMASMGGASMGMASMSGGMARAF